From the Streptococcus hyointestinalis genome, the window GTGAGCAACAATTAGCCGAACAGCGACGTAAGGAGCAGGAACAAGCTCAAAAGGCTTCTGACGCGCCACAGGTTGACCCAGAAACAGGTGAAATCTTAGACGGTGGGGATTTGTCCCAAAATCAAGATAAGCCCATCGAAACAGCTGAAAATAGCTCTAAACGCTACACTCAAAAACTAATGCTTGAAATCTATTTCGCAGACGATGATGAAAAAAATCGATTCAAAAAAACGCTGGCTCAATTAGGTTTCAAGTACATGCACAATTACATTGTCAAAGGCTATCGAGAAGTAAAGCCGCCATTGACACAGGAAAAACTAGAGAAGCAATTTAAAGTGGAGGCTGAGTAATGGCACAATCTAAGAATTACTATGTATCGGCTGAACTTAATAATCTTGACATTGGTCTTACTATTGAGGCACCAAATGAATATATTATGTTGTGGGTGACATTGTACCAGTATTCAAGGTCAGCGGCTACCGCTCAAGGAGTGGGTAGGATATGTACCGCTTGAAATGGGCTATCCGTCAATTTGAAATATTTGAACAATACTTAAACGACTATCAGGCTGACTTGCTTGATTGGTGGCAAAATCCAGGAGGGGAAGATGATTAGAACTAAATTTTTATCTTACGATTATCCACATCATGAGCCTATTGACAAACAGATAAATGACTGGCTTGCCAAAAATCCTGATATTGAGTTGATTGATATTAAATTTCAATCAAACGTATCAGCGGTAGCTGACAGTGGTGTAAGTGCTGAATATTGGCATACATCAGCTTTGATTATTTATAAAGAACCTGAGAAATCAAGGTTAGGAATAGAATTTGGAGAAGAATGATGATTGTTGAAGTTGTTTTATTAGCAGGTTGGACTTTCCTATGGCTATGCCTAGGGTTCCTACTAGGTGAACGCAATGCAGGAAAGGACAAGTCAGATGATTAACAATGTTGTACTGGTTGGAAGATTGACCAAGGACGCAGAGCTCAGATACACGCCCTCTAATGTGGCAGTGGCAACCTTTACCTTGGCAGTCAATCGCAACCGTAAAAACGAAAACGGAGAACGTGAGGCTGATTTTATTAACTGTGTCATTTGGAGACAAGCAGCTGAAAACTTGGCCAACTGGGCTAAAAAAGGCTCATTGATTGGTATTGTAGGTAGTATCCAAACTAGGAACTACGAAAATCAAAAGGGTCAGCGTGTCTATGTGACTGAGGTTATTGCTAGTCAGTTCCACATGCTGGAAAGTCGTAATCAACAGGAACAAGGCAACTCTTTCCAAAATGGAAACAACTCAAACAGTGGCAATTTCTATCCTGGTGGTTCTCCACAGTCTGAGTTTGCAGGTGGTACATCAGGAGGTTATCAGTCCCCATTTGGCAACTCAAACCCTATGGACATCTCAGATGATGATTTGCCTTTTTAGGAGGTGCTGATGTCGAATACTAAAATGACCGTTTGGGCATTGTTTGACAGTGGAAATGGTAGCTATACAAAAGGTGTGGCTACTCTGAATAGTTCGGGGGGGGCTAACATTGACATCTACCCTGTGGGGATTGATATAGAAAACAAGAACAATCATTTTATCAACCTCAATCTAGCGGACTATGGCCGCTTGTTTGGAGATACCAAGCTATTTGATGAACTGGATAAACTCCCTAAACCTGATTTGATAATAGCAAGCCCGCCTTGTGAAAGCTGGAGTAATGCAAGTGCCATGAATGAGGGTAACGCCTGCTGGAAACAGGAAGACCTCTCAGACGCTCTTTTTGCCCCACAGAGAGAGGCTAGCATGTTCACTATTAGAAATCGTTCAGACTATGAACAGGCCTACATCAATTACCAATATGACCGCCAATTTATGAAAAGGATAAACGGAGAGCTGACAGCGTTCAATACGATTGAGATTATCAAGAGGTATGAACCTAGATATTTCATCATAGAGAACCCTGCCAGTGGTAGATTGTGGAAATACATTGAGCAGGTCATAGGATTTAATCTCCCATATCTGAATATGACAAGATATAACAACTATGATTACCCACTACAAAAACCTACAAAGTTTGCCAGTAATATTGACCTAGGATTAAAAAACGACATCATCAAGCAAGAGGTGGAGTGGAAATATTTTTCCAAGTCCTATAATGAACGCTCAAACATACCACAGAACCTAGTAATAGAGATATTTACTAAGGTTTACAATAAATTTATACAGGAGAAACAACATGACAAGTAAAATCAATGTCACAAAGAACATTGCTATCATCATTGAACCAAAAAAGATTGATGTTGCAACTACCCTCAATTTTGATATGAGTATCAACTTTGATAATAAAGAAAAAGAGCCTACGCTTGACGAAAACGGAGACCTTTTTGAACCAGTCTATAAATGCAAAATCAAGGCCATTCCCAAAAGTGATGTATTTTATACCTCCTTGACACGATTGAAAGACAACATCAATGATTTACAGGAAATCAAAAAGTTCTTTGAGTTTGTCCGTGAGAATAAAGTGAACCTCTTTGAGATGGCAGGCTTTAAGGGGGCGCTTGAATGAAATTAGTCCTGAATATCGAACCCAAACCACAGTCACGGCCACGATTTGCCAGGCGTGGGAATTTTACCACAACCTACGAAGACAAGGACATGAAAGCCTGGCGCAATCAATGCAGGCTACTTATTGCCACTAAGTACATGAGCCAGCCTATTCTTGTGGGTGCTCTGAGGGCTAAGGTGAGATTTTACATCAAACCTCCTCAATACATTTCTAAACCCAAGAAAAACCAGCAGGCGCTCCTAGATGAGGTTATTCCAGTAGGTAAAAAGCCTGATGTGGATAACTACGAAAAGGCTCTGTATGACAGTATGTCTGGCATAGTCTTTAAGGATGACGGTCAGATTGCTTTGCATGATGTCGGTAAATTTTACAGCCTCAAGCCACGAATTGAGGTAGAAGTGGAGGTCATGGAATGAAAGACTATCAACCATTACTGTTTATTGGCACTTTATGGCTCATCATATTACTTGCAGCTATGCTGAAAATCAGAGATCTAAGTTATGAAGTGGATGAATTAAAAGCTAAAGAGCCCATCATCATCTACACCGTTGATAATGCAGGCGGTGTGATGGTAGGGCAAATCACAGACAAGGAAATCATAGAGGGACGCTACACCGTCACGGCTGAGGCTTATGGTAAGTTTTTAGTTACCAAAGAACAGTACGAAAGCCTCAAGGTCGGTGATGAAATCCCTGAGTATTTGAAGAAAGGAGGAAGTTAGGATGAGAAATCTTTGGGAAGAAACTATAGAAGTTCTAAAAAAACACGGTAAAACTTTTGACGGCGTGAAGTTTATTCAAGGTAATGATTTCAAGATTACAAAAGAAAACTTTGAACTAGTGGCCAAAAAAACTAACTATGATAGTGGGTATGGTTCTGCCAACGTAGCAACTGACTTAGTTGTAGTTGGTAAAAATTGGTGGCTGGAACGCGGGGAATATGATGGGGCTGAATGGTGGGACTACAAAGAAAGCCCTAAACAAGTCAACGAAGTTAGAGAAATCTCGCAACTTTCAGGAGGACTTTGGCCGACATTAGAAGAATTGAATAGTTGTAAAAAACCAATGCAAGAAAGGTTGGAAGAAAAGAGGAACGGAGAGTAATGACGTTAAATAAAAAAGCTATTGATAATCTCAAGAAAGAGATTGACGACTTACTAGATAAATGCGAAGAAGATTTTGAAGAAATGGCATGTAATCCAGATTACACATTTGGATTGCTAATGAGCGCAAGTGCGACTCTTGGAGCTGTTTCGAGAGATTTAGGGGGGGGAGAAAATGAAACCTAGAAAATACCCGTATTCAGGAAAAGCAAAGTTGATTAGGAAAGAATTGCCTAGATTTATTAAATTAGGAAAGATAGCTTTAAAAAGTGAGCTTATTGAGCATATTGAGGCTATTGCTTTTGCAGGGAATTATCAGACTAGGCTAGTTCTTAAAATACCTAGATTTTTCAATCGTGAAGAAAAAGTTATTATGGTTCAACTTAATATTGATGATGTAGTCAAAATTTTGAACCAGTACAAATAAAAAAAGCCAAGACACTCTCTGTCTCAGCTATTGATCATTTCCTAAAGATTATTATAGCAAAAAGGAGCCAGAGAGTGAACAAAGCTAAAGAATTACTTGATGAGTTACAAAATCTTGATATGGACATTCAGAGCCGTATAGATGAAATCAATGAGCTTGAGGCGGGTTTGCTCTCTAGCCCGAAATGGACAACAGATAAGGTCCAGGGTGGACAGACTAGAAAAGTTGA encodes:
- a CDS encoding sporulation protein Cse60; the protein is MIRTKFLSYDYPHHEPIDKQINDWLAKNPDIELIDIKFQSNVSAVADSGVSAEYWHTSALIIYKEPEKSRLGIEFGEE
- the ssb gene encoding single-stranded DNA-binding protein — its product is MINNVVLVGRLTKDAELRYTPSNVAVATFTLAVNRNRKNENGEREADFINCVIWRQAAENLANWAKKGSLIGIVGSIQTRNYENQKGQRVYVTEVIASQFHMLESRNQQEQGNSFQNGNNSNSGNFYPGGSPQSEFAGGTSGGYQSPFGNSNPMDISDDDLPF
- a CDS encoding DNA methyltransferase, yielding MSNTKMTVWALFDSGNGSYTKGVATLNSSGGANIDIYPVGIDIENKNNHFINLNLADYGRLFGDTKLFDELDKLPKPDLIIASPPCESWSNASAMNEGNACWKQEDLSDALFAPQREASMFTIRNRSDYEQAYINYQYDRQFMKRINGELTAFNTIEIIKRYEPRYFIIENPASGRLWKYIEQVIGFNLPYLNMTRYNNYDYPLQKPTKFASNIDLGLKNDIIKQEVEWKYFSKSYNERSNIPQNLVIEIFTKVYNKFIQEKQHDK
- a CDS encoding RusA family crossover junction endodeoxyribonuclease — encoded protein: MKLVLNIEPKPQSRPRFARRGNFTTTYEDKDMKAWRNQCRLLIATKYMSQPILVGALRAKVRFYIKPPQYISKPKKNQQALLDEVIPVGKKPDVDNYEKALYDSMSGIVFKDDGQIALHDVGKFYSLKPRIEVEVEVME
- a CDS encoding DUF1372 family protein, producing the protein MKDYQPLLFIGTLWLIILLAAMLKIRDLSYEVDELKAKEPIIIYTVDNAGGVMVGQITDKEIIEGRYTVTAEAYGKFLVTKEQYESLKVGDEIPEYLKKGGS